From the genome of Phalacrocorax carbo chromosome 5, bPhaCar2.1, whole genome shotgun sequence:
CCCATCACACCACAGGCCTTCATAACATTACTGCGCCTCCACTTTCACATCAAGCACTGGAGCACAAACAGACCTAAATGCTCACACCCAGTGTTTCCACCAGAACACAGTTTCAGGAATaagttataaataaatatatatcatATGAGTGTTAATTCATTACAGGATACTTGACCCATTACTCAACTGACAGACACTTCAGTCTCTGAATTTCTCCATGTTTCTTAAATCTAAAGCTAAGGTCAAGAAGTGGAAGTGCAGAAGTGTCTCATAAATGCACTGCCGGCGATTGGCAGAAGTGCCATGTGAGTATAGACCCAAGAGAGCTCAGTAGTCTGCTCACAAGTAAATTAATGTCCAGCGGTCCTTGGGGTGGAAGCAGCCCCAAGATGTCACTCAGGTATGCAGAGGGACCCCATTCGAAACACAGTTCTTCCTGCTAGGTGCTACATCATAGCTATTGCAGAGTCCTCAGTGCTGCTCTCCTGCTCCAAGCCCACCCGGCGGATGGAATCCCTGTATTTCTGCCGTCCCAGCTCAATGATGGTTTCAACCTCATCAGCAATGTCCTGGCGGCCACTGTCTTTCATGGCTGTAATCAGCTTGTTCACACAGTCAGGATCCTCCAAGTTTTGCTGAGCCCATGAGAAAAGCATGTCCAGGATCTGCTTATCAAGGTCCTCTCTAAAGAAAGGGGGAAGCACAGAAGTAACTAACACACTTTCCTGACAGGCAACCCAAAGAGTCCTAGTCCATGACTGAAGCCCCAACGAAGCCATCCAGAAACACAAAGCACTTGGTGGGCCTGCCTCTTCCTCACCCATCATACAGGAGTTGCAGTTCCGGCACTAAAATCTctccagaaattttttttcctaatggaaATATCAAATGCAAGCATTCTGCTTTTGAATGTAAATTCCCCTCAGGAACAGTAGCTTGGTCATAATAAGTCTCATTCGCTCCTATTGCTCTGGCTTTTTGGTCAGACTGCATGTCCCATGATGTACCACAAGCTCTTTTTGAATAAAGATGATATTCACAATTAATGCTGTAGACCACTGCTCATTGTCAGAGATGGAGTCTGGCCAGGAATCCAGATCACAGAACAAAACAGGAATGTGATTCATCTGAACTACAAAAGCTCATCAGGTTTGTTATTTcccaattttgtttttcaaacataaagctttgttttataaaagcaagagaaaataatCAGTTTTCCATAAAAAAGGTAATGTTTTGAGAAAAACCATGAGTCAACCCATCTTTTATGCAATGAAGCAATACCAGTGAGAAAATTTTCAACCAGCAAGCATTAATTTACACTATTACACTgcagatagatagatagatggataTAATGCATCACTGTCAATGACTGTGTCCTACCTTACCTGTTATTGTATCCTATGCGCTCAATCTGCTGATAGGTCAAGCCCAGGTTCAGTCCGATGGTCTGCCAGTCAGCTCCCACACGCCTGGCAATGCTCAGCAGGTTGGCCTGTGTCAGGTAGCCAGTCTCGGCATTGCCCAGGTTcaagggagagaaggagaagcCATTCAGGGGACTGGGGTTCTCACCCCAGCGGGGTTTCAGTTGCTGTgtcacagagaagaaagagagagagagaacgtGCTAAACAAACCATTTTTGTAGAGCATAGTGTCTGGCCATTCAGTCTCCACACTaaaatttccttcttcctgctggagaggaaggaagatcTTGGGGCTCAAGAGTCAGGCTGTAAGAAGCAAGGAGCACTCACGCTGGCAATGACCAGCAATGCTCACTGCCCCTGAAAAATATCAAATCATAGTGTTCACAGTCATAGCTCACTCTGGAAATCTCCTTTCTTGTCTTTACAGAGCACTTTTCAATGAACCAGCTCCCCAAAGCATATTTGCCTCAGCAGTAAGACAGCACTTAGTCTAGATTTGTAGTTGAGGCTGCCTGTGTCAGAAAGGGATGTGAGATCATGGCACATGATCTGAAGGGAAGCATTCAGCCTACAAAggtatttattgttttaagCTTCtcaaaaatcaattaaattcCATAAGAAAAAGTTGCATTTCTCACTGTAACATACAGTCTAGCCTTTAATGGCTTAGGCTGTAAGGAAGACTTCCGGCTCACACTAGAACACTTATACTCAAGGCCTGTATTCAAATCCAGCCTACCTCATCCTagacctttcttttttcctgctgtgtgaGCTGTGTGACTAAGAAATGTATAAACAAAACAGGCACCTCCCTTAATTACAGAAAGCTTGCTCCTGTTCTACATCCCTCATTCATTCAAAGGATCCAGCCTCTATGACCACCCATCTAACAAGCCTGTGCTTGACAGGCGAGGTGAGCAGGAGAGATGGAGACCCCTCCCAGCTATTcatgtttctcttttcagaagAGCTCATGGGAGTGGGAAATCTCCACCACGACATGGCTGGGCAGCCATTTCTGGCAGTCATTCATTGCATCTGTTCTCATGgaggaagacaaaaatcagtGGAGCAGGAAGGCTGTGCTATTACCCCACCTAGATGAATTTTTCTGTAGGAGACAAAACAACTCACAGGCAGTTTGATGGGCAGAGTAGCGAGCCACAGGGAGTCTGGTCCTTTCCTCCTCCTACTGGCATCTTCAGGGATGCTCTCAGGAACTGCCCCTCGGTAGAAAGAGACCTTTGCAAACAGAAAGCGTGCAGTGAAGCTCAGATTCCAGCACAGTGGCCAAGCCTGTTTGCGccatgtgttttctgtttgggaAAGAATGAATTTAGCATTTCTCACCTATCCTCAGTCTATAAATATGGCCTCCCAACTAAGTGCAACTGGGAGGAGTACTGCTGTTCTGCCATAAAGGCTGGACTCACTGCCAACACCCCAAGAGCTAATGGCAGCATTGTAAGTCAGAGAGCTACGTGATGAGTGGTCCTTCCAGACTACTCTGCTTGTTTTTTCAGGGTTTAGCCAGTGAAATGCAAAGCCAAgggaaagacaggaagaaaagagtcATGCCCAGTGTTCAGAGATTATTTGAGGGGCATTGTAAAAgcaatgatgatgatgaaggaggaaacaaaaagtCCGTGTAGCTGGTTGCTCACCTGGCCTTTTACAGCTTGGTCTTTTCTGTCTACAGGGGAGGTCACATAGATTTCCTTCATGTTCTTCAAGTGTGAGTAAAAAATAAACGAGAGACGTCCATCCACACAGTCGGGGCGATCtgtgcagagaagcagcaaacaCTCAACTTGTGCAGAAAAGTGTACAGCTTTTCAAGCCTGGCCAACAGCCCATCATCCACTAGCAGCCTCCATGCTACTATCTCCCTCTTCTACTCATGCCTGAAGGAACTGTAACCCCCAGTCCCGCTTCCTTGCTTGGTGAGAcgagaaagcagaaaacattggCTGTGGAGAAAGTAGGTCCTACAGGTGAAAGAGGAGAATGGCCACAAGGCGGAGATCAAGTTCAAGAACGGAAGGCAAGGCAGGACAAGACATTCAGATGGTATCAAGTCAAGTCCATCCTTGGCACTTCCCTCACATCCTTGGCCCGTTCTACGCCTTGGAGGGTAGAATCAGCTGCAACAGCATCCTGTAATGCGCAAAAATAGGTCACCTATCTCTTCGCCATTCCTGCAGAGAGTGCAAAAATAGGAATAGagctaaagggaaaaaagtataaTCAGGTACAACATTCATATATGTAATTATCTAGAAAGAGTCCAGCGTAAATCAGGACAGACTCTAGCCTCATGAACTCCACTGAAAGACCAGTGCACTTTATTGTTCTTCATAGAGTTGCACTTAATTTACACCATTGAAACTGAGCTGTACGTTCAGGTTTTGCAAAAGATGGCTCAGTTTGCAGCTGTAACAGGTCCAGACACATTGGACCCTAAAACACCATCTTGAGTTTTGGTCCTgctccctctttccttctcttctaaTGGCTCCATTAGGGGGAATTCTTTGCTCTggattatttcagaaataccttctccaaaaaaatatctttatatgTGTTCTCTCAGAAATGGGCAACATTAGTTAGATCACTGTGGCTATTCCAGTGTCTTGTCTAAGATGCCAGGAAAAGGGCATAGCTGGCTGCAGAAGCAGGTCAGTCATAAAATAAACATACATGGCTATTGCCCTCTGCAGGCTAGAACAGCATAAGAGGAAATGAAAGCCTGCAAACAACCCTTCCATAGggaaaactaaacagaaaagtTGGGTGACCAGAGAATGTGACAAGTTCAACATCCATGGGCTGCCTGCTGTGAGTAGTGGGCAAGCTGGAGACAGAGAGGGATGGCATGGAGGAGTACAGCCCCCAGCAGAAACACACCTAGGGCTAGAGAAGCAACACAgttcagagcagaaaggagcCCAGTACTATCATACCCATATCGATGCTGATGCCTCGCtcaaaagctgcaaaaaattGCTCTCCTTCAAACATCTCCACCATGTCAGAAGGCTCAGGTCCTCGATAGCGGTCCTGCAGCTTCTTCAGCACTGGGTCAACCTGACAAGGATGACAACACAGGACCCCGTGTTTGGTCTGAAGCACATCTGTCCCCTGACCCCTGTCCCTACACTCATGATGTTCCTTTCACTCACCTTCCAACAGGGAAAGTCCATTTTACATGGAAAGGATgtaaacaaatgaacaaacaccTACCCCCTACTATCCCAGGTACCTTCACTACAGACAAGGAAGTGGTGCTCTGAATTCTGTGGCTTCCCTATTTCTCTTCtcaattaaaaagcagaaaagcctATATGGACTAACAAAGATAGGCCATCCCACAGCTGgcattaaaaaagcattttcatcaATGTCTCTTTGTAACAGGTCAGAAACCTTCAAAGACAGGGAGGGATTTACTTGCTACTTTATCCTGCTCACAGTACaccattaaaatacattttctctgcaaaaagcCACAAAAAGTTACAATAGCACACAGCTGAGGACACCAGAAAGCTCATTTTGGCTTTGCAGCCTGTGATCACACTGTCAGACCCGGGGTCTCAGAGCCGGTGCAAATGTCAGCCTACAGTCAAGAtgtctatttttcttctgtttgtaaCAGCAAATCTTCCCTCTCACCCCATGACCATCCCTGGCAGGAATACAGACACCTCCGATCTCACTGTGAGTGCCATTGCTACCTCCTCTGGAAACAATTTTAGTCCAGAAAACCAAGATATAAAGAATCCTTACAGAAGTTTATGCCCATGGGTCATTTCAATAcagaacaaataaagaaaaaaaggagcaacCAGACCAGAGGATTATGCAGTGAGTTGGATACACAGCCCAGTTCTGACAGTCTGATAAAGTAACCCTGACCTCACTGTGCTGCACTGCCTGTCAAGGTACACACTCTACAAACACAGATGCACACTCACTTTGCTAACATCTGAAGCAACACTGCTGAGGGCTGACACCCCtagggcagaggcagcagaagagAATTCATGAGtgcctcccttctccttcccatctCCTTCTGTACAAAGTCAGCCAGATTAGCTCAAACTAACAGCAGAAACTAACCTGATGTTGCAGATGAGCAGATTAAGGAGGGCTCATATGTTTTGTTCTACTGCTTGAACTGTAAACAGCAAGGAACACCAGGAAGAGTACCATTTCTAACCACTCCAGCTGAAATCAAAGCAATGCTTCTGCCCACACTACTAGCCCATGTCAGGCAAGTGTCATGTTAACATTAATATCTCTGACTGAAGTTTAAGCCAATATGTTTTGCCTCATATTTGCTGGACGCTAACAGCATGCACATGGCCAGTTACAGTGGATCAGCTGATTTTAGCAGTCCAGTCCTCAAGGTTCACAGGGAAGGAAATCACTGCATGGCATCCAGCACTGCACAGAATgagttttccttcttcccccagctcccagTGAGCCGGTATCACACTACCAACACAGTGTGGTGACAGCATACCCCAGCCACAACCCTAGGGCAGTGAACAGGACCATTTAGTGCACTGCTGCCCTTACATCCTACAAATGGAGCCCCAGGAAGCTCAGGAGCAATGCAATGCAACCCAAATCAGACCTTGTGCTTGGGGACACACTGTAGCAGGACTTGCTCGGggtccttcttcctctgcagagcaATGAAGTTCACCTGGTACATACGCAGCCGCTCATAGACTTTCTTGGCAATACCTCCAATGTAGGTCTTGGTGGTGTACCACAGCCAGTACCTGGCAGACAAAGAATTAAGAAGGAGGGATCCTGCCTAGGAAAAGAAGCCAGTGTGACACCCATGCGACTGTAGAAAATGATGGATAGAGACAACGTGCTAAGCTGGGCCTGACttgcaaagggaaaagggaacagGTAGGGTTAATGGCATGACCCTTGGTCAGAGTGTGGGAAAAGCAAGGCAGAGGAACATCCCATCCTTTCCTCAGGACTAATCCTGCACTTACCAAGAGAAGTGGGTGACTTCAAACACTGCATAAAGATGAGTGAATTCCAGCACCACCTGACCAGTGATGTCATCCCAGGTTTGGCCCTCCAGGTCACCATGGAGAAGATGCAGTCTTGACTGATCCAAATTTAGCCCTAAGGATAATAACGATTAAGAGATGCTATATGCTACAGAAGCCTTTATTCACAGCTTTGCAAACCTAGCCACAGTTTTGGGtgattcactttttaaaagcaccaAATTAAGGCCTTCTCTTCAGCATCCAGGACCGAACTTTGGTCAAAGAAGAGCAGCACTAAAAGGAGGAGGCTGCCCCAATGCTTCCAGGATATTCTGGTAGAAAATGCAGACTTAAACTGATAGCGTGCTGATTTCCACTAGCAGATTCATTAGACAATTCCCATTACCAATATTGAGCACTATTAGTTAAGTTCTATCTCTTTCTAAAGGTACATCCCACAGACTTTTCAATCCTGATGAACTCCAGACATACAAATATCAGGCAGTGTTACAATGAAAGTCAAGCTGCACCCAAAAAGATTTTACTTCTTCACAAGAAAACCAGGAAAGGTCAAAGAAAATAGGGATTAGTAAACACAGGATACTCAGCATGCAAACAGAGGAATCCCTGGAAAGGCTGAGGCTGTTTGTAGCAGTGTTCAGAGTGGAAGATGGCTCAGTGTATGATCGTACCCTTTTAACTGCAGTGGCTCAGCACCCAATTCATGAGCAAGGAAGTAAGAAAGAAGGCAGACCCCTGGAAGCAGCATCTTTATTACCCGTTTCAAGCTATTCCCAATCACCAATGAAAAGCCTTTTACAAAACATCTCCTCAGCTGGCAGGAGTGCCTCTCCAACCATCATACCAAACCCAGCAGTCTAAATACACATGCAGTTTGGCAAAGAAATCCATTTCCCAAGGCCATTCTCCCAGCCTGCACTGCTGGTCTGTGAAGCCCAGCGCTGGTCTGCTGGACCTGAACTACCTTCAGCTCCCACCACCCTGCACTACCACTCACTTAGCAGACACACCTTGCTGTTcctgcaggaaaagcagcaagctTTATGATTAACAGGAGAGGCAAACAAAATTCCCAGCTTGCCTTCATGGTTTTCCACATATGGCATTTCTCTTTGCCAATTTTGGGAGTTAACTGACCTGTGACCCCAGGTGGGAGGGGCAGCTGAATTCTCACTGGCCTGAGAAAATCCACCAGGGAGTCCTgggagaggcagagcaggggacTGGCTCTGCACCCTGCATTGGCTGTGATTTCCTTTATCTCTTCTGCAGAGACTGGCAGCACCTGGACGTGGAAGACAGCATGGTGAGTGGAGGAGTCAGGCACCCAAATTCCCACATTGCTCACTCAGTTGCCCCGGCACCCAGCAGGCAGATGTTGCTTTTTGCTCAGGGCCCTGTGAGAAATGGAAGCACAGTGAACTTTGGCTCAAGTCTGCTCTATGCTGGTGTCAACCTGGAAAGCTGGGACAGACCAAGGTATTCCAATAGCATTTAGCACTATCTAGCAACTCTACAGAACAATTAATTTTAGTGGGGTATCTTTAGAATTAGATCCACAAAAATAATCCCCCCCCATTCTCATTCACTGagctgctctgccaggctcAGTATGTTTTGCAAGAGAACAAGAGGCAAAATCTCCTTGAGTTCCCTTCACAGTAGCTCCCTGCTGATCTGCCAGAGGGAGCACTGGCAGAGCTGCAAGGAGATCCCTTTCCCACGCAGGGCAGCTTGGAGCACAGCCTGTTTTCCAGGCAGGGATGCTAAGACAGAAGGTGATCTGAGATGGGTCAGCCCATGAAGCATCCATGTCAGAAACAAATTACCCTAGGGTGGACATCTCACCTTCAGCTCTCCTACTTGGCATGGGACAACAGCTgcacaagcattttttttttaaagcatgcatACCTGCAGCTTGACACTGCGAGTCTCTTCAGTGACTCCAGGAGGAAAGGTCACTTTGATGTTTGGATCCACACTGGAAAAGAGCAATGTCCCCTCTGTTGGTACTTTGCATTCATTTTGCACAAGTCGAGACACAACGAGGAACCAAGAGAAGTGAAGGACACTACAGTGAGCCACATGCTTCTGTAACAgaagacagggaagagaaaacttGCAGGTGTGTAACATAATACAATAAAGGCAGGAAAATAAGTGCCAGTAACAGCTGAGCAGATGAAAGCACTAGAACAGGGATGAAGCATGGCAGGCTGCAAGTCATTACCTTCAGGAGAGACACTGCCATGTGAGAGGAAACCTGGAGCTGAAATCCACTACATTTTATAGCAGTTGGTCAAAACACAGCTCATCAGGTGTTTCAAATAGGCTCACTCTTGTCTGGGCAAAACCAAAGCGGGGAACAGGAACGATGTGTGTCACTGGTCATTCCAATCTGCTTACCTTtggttttctcttctgttccaCTCTTGTTCTCAGATCACTCCAGCTCTGCCCACTGAAGGTCCGAACTACCACCTCACGCTGGTGAAGGGTTTGAGGGGAGGCATATGGCATCCAGATCTGCACCTCCTGGCAAAAAAGCATTCCCGTGAGACACCAATAGAAAGGATAAAACCAAGCCtagctctgctctgtggcttCCAGTGCAGACAAGAAGGGGGAGGGTGAAGCATGGTCTGTATGCAGGGGGTGGAGGAAGAGACAGGatcctgctctgtcctgcagCCTCCAGGGAGGTGACAGGAGATGTCAGGTCCACTATGGGGTAGCTGTCTCAAAAGTCCCAGAAGACTCTCTCAGACGACTCGGCCGAGCTACTGCAGAGGCAGATTGATCAGAAGGTGGCCTGGATGTGTCCTCACCTGCTGGAATTTGACCCCatgaggctgcagctccaggacTCTACTTAGCAGGACATCGTGGTGTCTCAGCTTTACCCACTGAGGGTCTGGTGCGAGGGTTCGGAAGGAGATCCGCAGAGGGTCAGAGGCAGCCCCCGGTGGAAAGCAGAGATGGATGCCACAGGCCAGGACCACTTTGCAGCCTTCAGAGGTGACAGTAAAGCTTCCAGAAGAAACACATGAATGTATGACACTGTGAAATGACTTCAGCCCTCCAAAAATCAACAGAAGAATCTCCTACCTGTTGTTTCACTGGCCTACTGAAGCCATAAGCTCACGTGcttatatacacacatgcaatACCCACCATGCACCAATCTTGTTTGGGGCCTTTTTACACCACTGTAATATATGTTCTTAATAACGGAGGCTTACCTGCCCTCTCCTGAAGCAAGGAAGAGTCTTTGTAGCCCTATGGCACTGGATTTATCTGCGGCAATAAGAAGGTTTAGGtaagaggaggaggcagaagtTACTTAAATCAGGGTAGACAAGAAAGACTgaatttgcatttcagtttcaGCTTAATGCTAATCTGACAGAAGTCGCTAACAGAACACTGCTCACACTGCAGCAGGCTTCagaacaagcagcagcaggaggacagGAAGAGGCCTAGGGGTCCCAAGATGCACTGGAAACGCTGACTCTCCCCTAGGAAAACTCAGAAGCAGGGggaattagaaaatatttcagtctaCCACCCCTGCAGCTATCAGGGCCATGTTTGATTGCCTGGGGCCACCCCTGGGAATCAGTGCTTGCCCTGGTGAACGTGAGCACCATTGGGAAACCCTGCTCAGATTCCTGTTCATCCACCACCTTCATCTTGGACAAagagctgctcctctgctgcctgggaACCACAGGAAAGCAGGAGGTAACTGCACAGCAGAATGACCTCTTATTGCTCTCTGAGCTTCTAGCATAAGCCACCACAGCCTTAGGGCCATGCAGCAAGTCCAACAACTGGTGCTCACCTCAGCTAAAAGGGCCGGACCCCTTTAGGGACCCTCTCCTGATCCATTTCCCATTTTCACTTCCACTGTAAAACCTTTCCTAGCAAGCCCAATTCCAGGGACCACTGAGCCCCTCAGACTGGACTTGGGCTCATAAAGCCAGAACTAGTACTGTCTGTATCCTTACAAACTAGCAATTATTCCAGACAAAGAAATACCAATCTGATTCCCCCCTGCTTGTCTTCTCTAATCCACACCATGATGGGCTGAGAGAGGGAACAGCTGGGCAGAacccacagcagcagaagccttGCAATTACCAGCCTGTGGGGATGGCTCAGTTTCTCCTAAGGGATTGCCTCGGAGGTGGACAAATGGTGAGGTCTGGATCTCAGGGGGGACGGCACGGAGGCAATTGTTCTGCAGATCAAGTCTGGACAAGTTGGGCAGGCTGGCAAGCGAGGCAGGGACTGTCACCAGGAGATTGCTGTGGAGATGCAGCCGCCGCAGAGACTTCAAATTGGCTGCAGGTTAGAACAAGAAGTAACCCCCCATCCATGCTGTAAATTGCATTGCATATCAGCTCTAACCCCCCAGCTGCTCTCCTTATCacgtgtgtacacacacacaataaggaaaaagcagaagagccCAACATCTCTTTAGCTCACAAAATAAAGGGGTCCAGGGAATTAGCTGAAAGGCAGCGCAGCCTCCTCTGTCCTCTGCTTTTTGGCACCCAGCTACGAGTATGGATGTAAGATGCTTCTGTAACAGCATCAGTGACAACCCTGGGCACAAAGTAATACAGGACCCAAGAGCCAGGAATCTGGACAGCAGAAGTCAGAGCCCAGTTTGTGAACTGGTCTACACTGAACAGTGCGATTTCAAGCCCAAATGTGCATACAATTAAACCCCAGCTCTTCTGTTTCCAGTTCTCACTGCTACCCAAAACCAGCCgggccagatcctcagctaCTGTAAACTGTATTGAAATCTTAGCAGTCTTGCTGATCCACAGAAGCAGAAAGCGTGGTCCAGAGGGTTGTTAATGCTGAAACCAAGCATGTTTCTTCTGGATAGCCCTTCCATGTGGCTCTGTTGTAACAGATGGTTTGTGCTAACAATTCTGGGGGCAGAGACCAAGGGCCTCAGGGGTCCCAGTCTGTACCAAAAGCTCAGCAAGCCCATGTCCTTCTTTTGCCCTAGAAAATACTTACCTAAGGAGTCTGGGATGCTCGATAAGCGATTCCCAGAGAGATCCAGCTCTGTGCAGTTGTGCAGATTCCCAACTTCTTCAGGGAGGAATTCCAAAGCATTTTCCGAGAGATCCAGgtcctgcagcactgccagctcccCAATGCTCTGAGGTAAGTCCTTCAGCTGATTTTTCATAGCAGAGAAGAAAGTCAGTTTGCTCAGACAGCCAAAGTCCTCAGGAAGTGCCACCAGGCTGTTGTGGCTCACCAGGAGCACGCGGAGGCTGGGGAGGTGGAGGATGCAGCCAGGCAAGGTGGAGAGGCTGTTGAAGCTGAGATCTAGGTGGGTGAGACACCTCAGGTTCCCAACATCTGGTGGCAAGCTTGTCAGGGAGCCATGCTGACATGAACCAAACTCATCCCTGGTGTGGCCACCTGGGTGTGGAGGGAAGTGGAGGAAGAGGTCAATATACTACAGGGACACCACACCAGCCTCTCATGAGACTCCTTATTACTGAGACCCAGAAGATGGGGAGCTACTGATCACAATGAGCAGCACTGACTCCAAAGCACTCATGGAGAAGTGGGTTTTCTGCtccttgcctcagtttccttgtCAGTGAAAGGGATGTAATGGTGAAGACCTGTTATGAAATCAAGAGATGCCATAGTCAACCATAGAGGTCTGCTAAACACATCTGGAGTTAAAGCTCAGGAAGAGCCAGGCCACTCCACACATCTACCACCCTTCAGCCTACcactctccttccccacctcttCCCCACCAGCACCAGTGTCTGACACACAACACTTTATGGACGAAGGAGACATTCCTCGCCCTGCAGGCTTTGCCCATGCTGTTGAGGCCCTGCACAACAGCTGTGAGGACTCAGATCTGCCCTTGCAAGACTGGAGAGCAGACATGAGAAAAGTAGTGAAAAcgtaggaggggaaaaaagcaggtaATCCAGTACTGCGTAGGCCAGAGAGCACAGAGAAGGAAGGATACAAGTCCCCCACCCCAGTTTGTGACACTCAAACAGGAGAAGGGCTGTGCCCATGGAAAAAAGTcaatcaaacaaaaagaaacttcCCAAACTCTCAATTTCTTCACCATTTCCTACTCTCTCTCCACTGCTGTCTGTTTGTATACTCATACAGCAGAGGGCACCAAACATTTTTTATGCTGCATAATGgtaaaaaatgagaacaaactAACAGACACATTGCACTTTGTACATAAGAAAATTGTAGTGAACTATTTTATTGCACCTCAGGATGCTCATGGTGTGTGTACATCTCACAAAACAAGCCCGATAAAAGGTAGTGCCATTATCCTCACCTTACCAAAGGGGGGAAAgacaaatgaaattattcacATGAGGAATCTGTGACAGATATAGAAACAAACCTGAATTCTGGCCACAAACTCctccctttttctctcatttctttttaaaattccaccTCTCAAAGAGCAAATTATTTAGTCTGATAAAGAAATTATACCATTTGTATTGTGATCCTCCTACAATAAAGAGATGAGAAAGTCAAAGAATGATCTAATATGTATAGGTTTAACAGTTATTACAGCTTGCCAGATTATGTGCACGCCCTGAGTCATACTTCTTATAAAATGTTGAGCAGCCCTTTCTGGTCTGTCTTGAACTCTGCTAAACCTACGCTCACTGACACTAAGCAAGGGTTAAGCTAGGGCTGATTTAGTTGGAAACGCAGCAAAGACAGCTCATTATACTCCCAAAATGAAAGAGGGGCTGAACATTTCCCAAAATATCCAACACCTTTCAATCTCCCTCTCCTTGTATAACTGCAAAAAAATATCCCTTCTAGAGGATGGCTAAAGAAAATGTTGCAGCATCAACCCAACCAGACTCCAAAAACCACTCCCCAGGCAGCTcagaaacaaaggaaggaaataagagTCTAAAAGCTGTTTCTTGTTGATATCTGCATGCAGCTCTGGGCAAGGCTGAGAGGCAAAGCTGTTGTAAGGGGCACTGGAACAAAACAATTCCAAGGGCAGTTTGTCTTGCAGATGTGGGgagaaga
Proteins encoded in this window:
- the PIDD1 gene encoding p53-induced death domain-containing protein 1 isoform X1, encoding MAELLGLGDECGEGASGAPALTGSCLAAKRLNLDVYPDGCRRFLQLFEGRRGDVVQVEFLRLSCNDRLLGTTLDILPHLKHLKSLALKGGHTRDEFGSCQHGSLTSLPPDVGNLRCLTHLDLSFNSLSTLPGCILHLPSLRVLLVSHNSLVALPEDFGCLSKLTFFSAMKNQLKDLPQSIGELAVLQDLDLSENALEFLPEEVGNLHNCTELDLSGNRLSSIPDSLANLKSLRRLHLHSNLLVTVPASLASLPNLSRLDLQNNCLRAVPPEIQTSPFVHLRGNPLGETEPSPQADKSSAIGLQRLFLASGEGSFTVTSEGCKVVLACGIHLCFPPGAASDPLRISFRTLAPDPQWVKLRHHDVLLSRVLELQPHGVKFQQEVQIWMPYASPQTLHQREVVVRTFSGQSWSDLRTRVEQKRKPKKHVAHCSVLHFSWFLVVSRLVQNECKVPTEGTLLFSSVDPNIKVTFPPGVTEETRSVKLQVLPVSAEEIKEITANAGCRASPLLCLSQDSLVDFLRPVRIQLPLPPGVTGLNLDQSRLHLLHGDLEGQTWDDITGQVVLEFTHLYAVFEVTHFSWYWLWYTTKTYIGGIAKKVYERLRMYQVNFIALQRKKDPEQVLLQCVPKHKVDPVLKKLQDRYRGPEPSDMVEMFEGEQFFAAFERGISIDMDRPDCVDGRLSFIFYSHLKNMKEIYVTSPVDRKDQAVKGQVSFYRGAVPESIPEDASRRRKGPDSLWLATLPIKLPQLKPRWGENPSPLNGFSFSPLNLGNAETGYLTQANLLSIARRVGADWQTIGLNLGLTYQQIERIGYNNREDLDKQILDMLFSWAQQNLEDPDCVNKLITAMKDSGRQDIADEVETIIELGRQKYRDSIRRVGLEQESSTEDSAIAMM
- the PIDD1 gene encoding p53-induced death domain-containing protein 1 isoform X2, whose protein sequence is MAELLGLGDECGEGASGAPALTGSCLAAKRLNLDVYPDGCRRFLQLFEGRRGDVVQVEFLRLSCNDRLLGTTLDILPHLKHLKSLALKGGHTRDEFGSCQHGSLTSLPPDVGNLRCLTHLDLSFNSLSTLPGCILHLPSLRVLLVSHNSLVALPEDFGCLSKLTFFSAMKNQLKDLPQSIGELAVLQDLDLSENALEFLPEEVGNLHNCTELDLSGNRLSSIPDSLANLKSLRRLHLHSNLLVTVPASLASLPNLSRLDLQNNCLRAVPPEIQTSPFVHLRGNPLGETEPSPQADKSSAIGLQRLFLASGEGSFTVTSEGCKVVLACGIHLCFPPGAASDPLRISFRTLAPDPQWVKLRHHDVLLSRVLELQPHGVKFQQEVQIWMPYASPQTLHQREVVVRTFSGQSWSDLRTRVEQKRKPKKHVAHCSVLHFSWFLVVSRLVQNECKVPTEGTLLFSSVDPNIKVTFPPGVTEETRSVKLQVLPVSAEEIKEITANAGCRASPLLCLSQDSLVDFLRPVRIQLPLPPGVTGLNLDQSRLHLLHGDLEGQTWDDITGQVVLEFTHLYAVFEVTHFSWYWLWYTTKTYIGGIAKKVYERLRMYQVNFIALQRKKDPEQVLLQCVPKHKVDPVLKKLQDRYRGPEPSDMVEMFEGEQFFAAFERGISIDMDRPDCVDGRLSFIFYSHLKNMKEIYVTSPVDRKDQAVKGQKTHGANRLGHCAGI